One region of Baekduia soli genomic DNA includes:
- a CDS encoding ATP-binding protein translates to MAAPRDITRLLVANRGEIACRIIRTARAMGLPTVAVFSDADADAPHVAQADVAVRIGAAAPSASYLRAEAIVDAARRTGADAVHPGYGFLAENADFAQACADAGLLFVGPSPQVIRDMGSKLGAKRIMAGVGVPVLADADVSGLDGEALAAAAAGVGYPLLVKPSGGGGGKGMAVVGRPEELAAAVAGARRLAREAFGDDALLLERYVTAGRHVEIQILGDHHGTVTHLGERDCSLQRRHQKLLEEAPSPAVDPALRARMGAAAVAAGAAIGYVGAGTVEFLLADDGSFHALEVNTRLQVEHPVTEMVTGTDLVRLQLEIAMGVPIPEAATAPAPQGHAIEVRLYAEDPVAGFLPQTGTLTRLEVPARPGLRVDAGVAAGSEVSLHYDPMIAKVIAHGATRAEATRRLAAALRAAEIDGVRTNRDFLVRVLESPAFAAGAIGIHHLERDDAQALRADLLDGAARRAAAAAAALAGQAARRAAATVQRTLPSGWRNNPAVDQEARFADRDDELVVAYRFGRGGLEHLLVDGEPLAADVRLAGADPGAVVLELDGVRTRLGVRPGPEGAVHVSGPTGACTLRELERLPDPAAQAAPGSLLAPMPGNVVRVDVAVGDAVRAGQALLALEAMKMEHEIVAPADGRVAELPVAVGMQVDAGMLLAAIEEPG, encoded by the coding sequence ATGGCCGCCCCGCGCGACATCACCCGCCTGCTCGTCGCCAACCGCGGCGAGATCGCCTGCCGGATCATCCGCACCGCGCGAGCGATGGGCCTGCCGACGGTCGCGGTCTTCTCCGACGCCGACGCCGACGCGCCGCATGTCGCGCAGGCCGACGTCGCGGTGCGGATCGGCGCCGCGGCGCCCTCGGCCTCCTACCTGCGGGCCGAGGCGATCGTCGACGCCGCGCGGCGGACGGGCGCCGACGCGGTGCACCCGGGCTACGGCTTCCTGGCCGAGAACGCCGACTTCGCGCAGGCCTGCGCCGACGCGGGCCTGCTGTTCGTCGGCCCGTCGCCGCAGGTCATCCGCGACATGGGGTCCAAGCTCGGCGCCAAGCGGATCATGGCCGGCGTCGGCGTGCCCGTGCTGGCCGACGCCGATGTCAGCGGCCTGGACGGCGAGGCGCTGGCGGCGGCGGCCGCCGGGGTCGGGTACCCGCTGCTCGTCAAGCCGTCGGGGGGCGGGGGCGGCAAGGGCATGGCGGTCGTCGGCCGCCCCGAGGAGCTGGCGGCGGCGGTGGCGGGCGCACGGCGCCTGGCGCGTGAGGCGTTCGGCGACGACGCGCTGCTGCTCGAGCGCTACGTGACGGCGGGCCGGCACGTCGAGATCCAGATCCTCGGCGACCACCACGGCACGGTGACCCACCTCGGCGAGCGCGACTGCTCCCTGCAGCGCCGCCACCAGAAGCTCCTGGAGGAGGCGCCGTCACCCGCGGTCGATCCGGCGCTGCGGGCCCGCATGGGCGCCGCCGCGGTCGCCGCGGGGGCGGCGATCGGCTACGTCGGGGCGGGCACCGTCGAGTTCCTGCTCGCCGACGACGGGAGCTTCCACGCGCTGGAGGTCAACACGCGCCTGCAGGTCGAGCACCCGGTGACCGAGATGGTCACGGGCACCGACCTCGTGCGCCTGCAGCTCGAGATCGCGATGGGGGTGCCGATCCCGGAGGCCGCGACCGCCCCCGCGCCGCAGGGCCACGCGATCGAGGTGCGGCTCTACGCCGAGGACCCGGTGGCCGGCTTCCTGCCCCAGACGGGGACGCTGACGCGCCTGGAGGTGCCGGCGCGGCCCGGCCTGCGCGTCGACGCCGGGGTGGCGGCGGGCTCGGAGGTCTCGCTCCACTACGACCCGATGATCGCCAAGGTCATCGCCCACGGCGCCACGCGCGCCGAGGCGACCCGCCGCCTGGCCGCCGCGCTGCGGGCGGCCGAGATCGACGGCGTGCGCACCAACCGCGACTTCCTCGTCCGCGTGCTGGAGTCGCCGGCATTCGCCGCCGGCGCGATCGGCATCCACCACCTGGAGCGCGACGACGCGCAGGCCCTGCGCGCCGACCTGCTCGACGGGGCGGCGCGGCGTGCGGCGGCCGCCGCCGCGGCACTCGCGGGCCAGGCCGCCCGCCGCGCGGCGGCGACCGTGCAGCGCACGCTGCCCAGCGGGTGGCGCAACAACCCGGCCGTCGACCAGGAGGCGCGCTTCGCCGACCGCGACGACGAGCTCGTGGTCGCCTACCGCTTCGGGCGGGGCGGGCTCGAGCACCTGCTCGTCGACGGCGAGCCGCTGGCCGCCGACGTGCGCCTGGCGGGCGCGGATCCCGGGGCGGTCGTGCTCGAGCTCGACGGCGTGCGGACGCGCTTGGGGGTGCGACCCGGCCCGGAGGGCGCCGTGCACGTCTCCGGGCCCACGGGCGCCTGCACGCTGCGCGAGCTCGAGCGCCTCCCCGACCCGGCCGCCCAGGCCGCGCCCGGCTCGCTGCTGGCGCCGATGCCGGGCAACGTGGTGCGCGTCGACGTCGCCGTCGGCGACGCCGTGCGCGCCGGGCAGGCGCTGCTGGCGCTCGAGGCGATGAAGATGGAGCACGAGATCGTCGCCCCGGCCGACGGCCGCGTCGCCGAGCTGCCCGTCGCCGTCGGGATGCAGGTCGACGCCGGGATGCTGCTGGCGGCGATCGAGGAGCCGGGGTGA